TCGATACGGATGATGGCAAGATCCTGTCTGCGATCGAATGACACCGGTCTCGCATCAAATGAAGTGCCATCTTCCTGAGTGACGAGAATTCGATCGACATCCTGAATCACATGATAGTTTGTGACAATATAGCCCCGTTCATCCACAATGATTCCAGTCCCCATTCCGGTGACTTTGCGTGGCTTAGCGCTGAAGAATCTCGATTCCTTTTCGTCGGCGGTGAGCCTTTCTGTGTGGATATTGACCACAGAACGACGGCATTGCTGAACTGCCCTGACAAGTGGAGTTTGTCGATTGTCGGCGAATGCATCCCCTGAAACGCAGCAGGTTGCAGCGAACAGAGTGACCGCAGTCATCGAGGTTCGGAGCATTGTTTTGAACATTCAGAACCCACCAATTCTTCACAGAGTCCAGACCGGCTGCCCGCTGCGCCGACGCGCAAGGTTTTCGATATGACTCGTGGATCGACTGGAGTGGTTATGCGCTTGACTGCTGACGAATCGCGGGGGAAAACTTTACCTGTCTTTCCAGCATGTAAAGACAGGCAGAGTTTGAAGGTCAGGAATCGCCCGAGCTGAGGATTTACTCAGGAAGCCTCCGATTTCGCTCAGCATTGCCCCTGGGGTGAGCTTCGCGCGTACGCAATGGTGAAAACTCCGGGGACTTTTGCAATTTGGCTGTTCATGATTGCTCACATCGTGGCGTTTCAATTCGTAGTCGTGGAAAAATTGGCTTGGTGTCAGGGATCAAAATTGTGGTACATTGGGCGGATTCTGGAAATGCGCTCAAGCTTACAGTCTCGATAAGGAACTGACAGATGACCAGGGCAAGTTCAGACAGCACCGATCTCTCGGCCGCACGCGCTTTAATCAAAAAAAGAGATTTTGATGGAGCTGTGCAATTGCTGCAGAAACTGCTGGACGATTTCCCTGGAGATGCAGACGCGCTGGAATTGCTGGGAACAGTCTACTTCTACGGCAAGCAGTACGATCTCGCAGTGTTGACGTTTCGGGAGCTGAGTCAGGCCGATCCGTTTCGGGCCTCAGGCTGGATTAACCTTGGGGCAGTGCTGAATAAAATGGGGGAGCACAAGAAGGCGGTTGACGCGCTTCGCAAAGGGTTGCAGCGGGACCGCCAGAATCCCGAGGGCTACTATAACATGGCGATGGCTCAAAAGGCTCTGAAGCTGAATACAATGGCTGTGTCTGCATACAAGGAAGCCATCAAATTCAAGCCTGACATGGTCCACGCTCATCTGAATCTGGGGTTGCTGTATGCGGAGATGAACAACAATAAACTGGCCCAGCAATGTTATCAGGCTGTGCTGAGGATTGATCCGGACAATACGAAGGCCAGGACTCTGTTGGGGCAGACACAGGATCGACAGAAGAAAGCACGCGACGCGGTGTCGCCATTCGGACGACTGGTAGACGTGGATCAGCTGGATCACCAGCTGGAAGACACGGGGCCTCGTCACCTTTCCGCCCCTGCTCGCTGCGACGAACGCGATTTGATTCAGGCAATCACCAAACGAATTCGTCCGGATGCAAAAGGAATCGTGCCGCTCCTGGTTCAGGAGATTCCGGAGTTGCTGCACAGGCTCGAGATGATCACCAAGCAGGATGGCAACCGGTTTGCGGCACCGGAGACTCATCGGCAACTTATCGATTTGATCGCACGAGCAAAACAGATGCGTTCGGTCGTTGCCGAAGGGTTCGACGAGATCCGCAACCACCTGGAATCACAGCGTTAACAGAAACTGAATTCGATGCCGATCTGCAGCAGCCTGCTTGGACAGCATTCTTCAGGTTGAATTGCACCTCCGAATTGCTCCCAGGAATTCCCCCTGAACTGCCCGGGAGGTTACTTCCCGGCCGTTGGGAGTTGCTCCAGAGAATGAACAGCCAACCGCCCGACATACTCGCTTTTGCCCAACTCCCGGATCAGAGGGGCCGCGACACGAATGGCGTCGATTCCGGATTCGTCGATCTCCAGGATGGCTGCATACTGAACAAAGCTGCTTTCATTCTTGAGTTCATTTGCGAGCAAGGGCCAGGCTTCGGATCCCAGACCAGCTAAGCGAAGCCCGCGAGCCGCTGCGATTCGAACTGTTGGATCGGGATCGTGCATTCCGAATCTGAATACGGAAGCATGCTCCCCGGCATCAGTTTGGTGGGCGAGCGCCATCATCGACCACCAGCGTTCCACTGCATCTTCTGATTTCAATCCCGACTGAATCAAAGTGGCACCATCAACCGCAGTGGTCGATGCGACCTTCGCCAGATTCAAAAGGCGTTGAGTGCGGGAATCGCCGTCTTGTCCGTGCAGGATCTGCCATCGATTGCCGATCTGATCTTCTTCCTGGGCGAGCAGCGATTCGGGAAGCAGATGGGCGTCCCTCGATTCGAGTTGCCAGCGGTCACATTCTGACCGCAACCGCTGGAGTGACTCTCTATGTGCCGGTGAATCTGCCAGGTTATGAAGTTCCCACGGATCATTCTGTAGATCGTAAAGTTCTTCCGGAGCGCGGGGAGCCTGAAAGAACTGTGCGGATTCGGGCTTCAGAGTGCCATCTGCGAGCAAACGGCGCATTTCCTGTCGTACGACGCTTCGCTCGGAATACGTAATATTCTGCAACGCACACCGCCAGGGCATCAAATTGCGGACGTACCGAAATCGATTGTCACGAACAGAGCGGACCATATCCATTCGTTCGTCGACGCGATCTCGCGAGGCATGGACAAACTCACGATTCTCCGGCAGGTTGCGTCCAAGAAATGCCTGACCATGCATATGCTCGGGCGTGGCGATACCTGTCAGGTTCAATACCGTTGGTCCCAGGTCAATCAGATTAATCAGACGATCATCAACGCTGCCTGGCTGCCCCTGTTCGCCAACGCGCCATTTTTCAGGAATTCGTGCAATCATGGGAACGCGGGTGCCGGTGTCGTAAACCCATCGCTTTGCCCGGGGAAACCCGTTGCCATGATCCGACCAGAAAATAACAATCGTGTCGTCAGCGAGTCCGGCCTGATCAATTTCGTCGAGCAATTCACCGACTCGCTTATCCATCACCGTGATGATGTCCAGTAGCCTCGCGAAGGCATTCCTGACTTCGTCGGTATCCGGATACAATTCAGGAACCGTAATCTTCGACGGGTCGTGCTTTTCTGTTTCTGGCAGGTCACGGACAACTCCGGCCCAGCCTTCTGGCCAGATCTTGCTTTCGTGGGTCATCGTCAGGTTGAAGACCGCGAAGAACGGTTTTTCTTTGCTGGGGCGGTTCTTCCAGTGCGCGCGATTGGAAGATTCATCCCAGACCAGCTTCTGAGGCCAATTCAGGTTGTAGTCTGTCTTGCTGTTATTTGTGCAGTAATAACCAGCCTCTCGAAGATACTGCGGGAAGCATTTGACGTGATCCGGCAGGTTTGCTTTGGACCGCATGTGGTTGGCACCCAGACTAATGGGGTGCATTCCGGTGATAATGCCGGTCCGACTCGGGGCGCACACTCCGTGGCAGGTATATGCGTTGGTGTAACGTACGCCCTGCGTTGCCAGGCCATCAAGCCGGGGTGTCGTGGCATTCGGATCACCATAGCAACCAAGGTGTGCACTGATATCTTCGCAGCTGATCCAGACAATATTCGGGCGTTCTGCCGCATCTGCGCGCGTGTAGAAGAGAGTCAGGATGATGATGGCGATCGTTGAAAACAAGGTTTTCATTCCGTTCGTTCCTCTTGGGCAGGAGCATTTCTGAGGGCGGCAATACTGGCGGGCACCATAAAGTCGCGCGGCTTGAAACGCAAATAAGTGGGCGCGTGAAAGCCGCGCAATCGATACATCCGGTAGTCTGCTTCGAAACAGGTTTCCAAAAGGCCACAAACGTTGTCGTTGACCGAGCAACCAGGCGGTGGCTGAAATTATGCGCACTATGTTTTCATCACATACGGGGCGAAATCTGTATGGATGGCCAACCTTCAGAACCCGCACTCAGGCACCGCTGAGAATGTCACCCGCACTCCATTTTCAAGCCGCGTCAGGTCGACAGTATATGGCGCGGCGATCGACCGGATGCATCGGAATTGAGTTCGATGCGTCGGGCATAGCCTGTGCGCAGGCGGAGTTTGCCGACGGCCAGTGGAATGCACGTCTTGATCGGTACATGCAGCATCCAGCCGCATCAGACGCTTCTTCAGAATCGCAGCCGGTTACCGCCGCGATGTTGCCGGTCGCTTCAACGGATCTACTGATGCTGACGGCCGGTGCAAATACACCTTCCGTCAAGTGCGTACTGCCAATGGAGTTGTGTGATCTTCGAGTAATGTATCTGCCCGAGGCACCGCCGGAGGAAATGCGTCTGCTGGTGCAGAGAGAACTGGAATCGGGCGGAATGCGCGATCCGTTGTTCGACTTCTGGACCATTCCTGTCGAATACTCCACACATCACAATCTTGTTCCGGTCAATGCGATCATTGGTAATCCTTATGCCATCGGACAGGTGGTGAGCCTGTTTGGAGACGGTGGTTTCTCGCTTAATGCGATCGACACTATTCCAACGGCATCCGCGAGGGCAGTCAACATCTACCGGGAAGCAAAACGACGACTCGATCCTCCGGCCTGTCATGAAGACGAGTACTCCCTGCTGAACATCGTTGGAACCGGCAGCAACAGCGATGCGGCTGCAGCGATTGCTGTTCACGCTGGATGGTACGGCTGCACTTACACACTGGTCACACACGGGATTCCGATGCTGGCACGCGTTCCTGTCCGGAATGGGCTCCGTTCGCTGGTCCAGCCGCTAGCCAGTTTACTGGGAATGCCGCAGTCAGATGTGCTGCGAATGATGCGTGGCCTCAGCCGTAACCTGCCAGTGCGTGCTTCGGATCGGCTACTCAGAACCCTGGTGGAATCATGCCGCAACTGGGCAGTGAATATTGCAGAAGAGATTCTGAAGACCATTGCATATTCTTCGCGACCTGGATTCAGAATTGTCCCTTCAGAAATCATTGTGATCGGTCCAGGAAGCATCGTCCCCGGAATCGCGGAAATTCTGGAACTCGAAGTAAATATCGAGTCATTCGTGTGGAAGATTTGTTCTTCTCCTGACAGTGCGGAGGGAAGCAGCGACATCAACATGGTCCCCATGGTCTGGGGAGAATCGGCAGTCGCTCTGGCGTTGTCCGCTTCACAGGAGATCCAATGAATCACGCACTAAATCTTCTGCCGTTTGATGTACGACAAAAACACCTTCTGAGGGTCCTGACGACACGCTGGCTCCGGGTGGGCGTGGTTCTTCTGGTCACGTGTGCCGGGCTCATCACCTTGCGAGAGAATGATTACCGAAAACTTGCTCGCCGGAATGCCGCCAATGCGGCCTCTGCAATGGCCGTTCGAACGCTGGTGCAGAACGTTTCAGAGTCTGGTGCACGCGTCAACGCATTAACGAATGATCTGAATCACTATCATCATTCTCAGCCAACCCCCGACCCATTACGCTGGATTAGAGCTGTACATTTTGCGTCCAGCAAGACAGATGCGAGTTTGGTGGTCGTCTCTATGCGGATCACCCATTCAAGACAGTGTTTACCATCTGAAACCAGCCGGATCTGCACCGCTGCCGTGTCCGGAGAATCTTTCCTGCAGGCCCATACGCAGTCATGTCTTGATGATCCCGGATGGATCCGAAGTACGGTTGAACTCATCGGTCACGCAGACACCGACATCAGCACAACGCAATTTGTCAGTGCGTTACGAGACAGCGGTGTTTTTGATCTTGTGCAACTGCGATCGACTGCTCCTGTGACGGAAGACAGTGCTTTTCAGCGAGAATTTGTCGTCGAGTGCACTCGCCGGGAGCGATCATCATGATCTTCTTCGGCGGACAGGCAGATCATCGGTGTCACCGGCTCAATCAGTGGGGGAATACAATTTGCGCATTCGTTTGCGTCGTTTCAGGCCTTTTGATGTTTCTCGCGATCGAAGCCTACTATCGCGAGCGTCAGGCCGCGGTGTGCCTCATTGATCAGGATCAGCAAGTGCTGCTCGCTGAATTCAAGAATCTGCAGCAGCAAATGGAGGGCCTCTGCGAGGAAGAAATACGCCTGCAGAATTTGCTGGTCACGCTGCACGGCAGAATACCTGACGACGCAGATGAAGTTCGATTTCTTGAACAGGTGGTCTCCATCGCTGATGAGAATGATATTCAGATTCACGAGTTTCAGCGGGGGGATGTCCTGCCGGTTGGTGAGCTCTATCGCACTCAGATTCAGCTGACCGGTACATCGACATACGAAGGACTCTGTCGATTTCTGTTCAGGATGCGACAGATGGAGCGACTGTTTGACATCGACGAACTTCTGATTCAAGCTCAGGAACCAGGGCAGGATTATCAGACCATTTCCATGTCGCTGAGCATTGTCCATGCATCACCATCGCTCCTGACCAGCACGGTCGCGGGAGCAATGCGATGAAAGGCACAAGACTGACTTCGGGGCAGTTCCTGACGACCGTGTGTGCACTCACGTTTGGGCTGGGAGTGCTGCTTTATGCATTTCTCCCGGGAGCAGATGACTCAACTCCAGAATTTGAAAGGGCCGACACGGCGAAGCTGCGAACTTCGCTGTTGGCCGGTTCGGGTATCGCAACAAGCTTCGGGAGAAACCAATCCGGGGATTCCGTTTCAACGGAGTCCACGGGTCGGTTGACGCAGGCAGTTCTTCCTCTTGTTGTAGATGAAGCGGAGCTTGAGCGGATGCTAAGCCGTAATCCTTTTGTGCTTCCAGCTACCGTAGAGAAGGCGATGTCAGAGAATGCGATGTCAGGAAGAACCGCAGCAGACCAGACCGCATATGGGAAGATGCCGGTCCTATTCGACGGCCGCATCGTTTACGAAGGATCACAAATCGACGACGACTGGATTGCCGCAGTAGTCACACCTGAGAAAATGATATTGCAGCGAGTGGTCCAAATCGAAAATACAGCGGAGAATACGGAGACAAATTCGATTCGCTGAAACTGCGACAGGTGACTGGCAGTTACTGTTCTTCCAGCTCCTTTCGCAATTCCGAAAGACGCTTCCAGAGGCTGCTTCCTGTTTTCGCTCGACGCGCTACCGCGCTATCCCAATACGCCAGCAGTCTTGCCCGATCCTGGGCATCATCCTTCAGCACGACTCCCAGAAGATGCCCGGGCAAAAGGCTCAGTGGGTCCTTCTGACTCGGAAAAAAGCACGTCTGGCGACCAATCGAAGCTGCGATGGCGACGGCTTCCGCTGTGCTCATCACTGTTCCTGGTTTCTCCACCGTCCAGCCTTCCACGGTCCGGCCCTCTCGCAGATCCCGAAATGCAGTGACCATGGCCTCCAGTAAACCGTCATCTACCGGCTGCGTGATCTTTGATTCTGCAAGCAGAGCGGTACTTTGTCGTCGGACAAGATCCACTTCTCTCGCATGCTCGGCGATCGGCGAGATGACTTCAAAATTGAATCGGCGCTTCAAAGCTGCAGACATTTCTGAAACACCCTTGTCCCGAAGATTCGCCGTTGCGATCAGGTTGAAACCTGGCGCGGCAAATACGCTGCCTGAGTCACCATGTAGTTCAGGCACCATCAAACGACGTTCGGAGAGCAGCGATATCAAAGCATCCTGGACTTCCGGCAGGCATCGGGTGACTTCTTCCACGCGGACGAGCCTTCCCGATCGCATGCCGAGCATGATGGGTGATGGGACAAGTGCATCTTCGCCGGGGCCATTCGCCAGCAGTTTCGCATAGTTCCATGAGTATCGGAAATGGTCTTCGGTGCTGCCCGCAGTTCCCTGAATTGTCAGCGCGCTGGTACCGGAAATGGCTGCACTCAGCAATTCTGACAGCATTGATTTTGCGGTTCCGGGTTCACCAACAAGCAGCAAACCTCGTTCGCCGGCCAGCGTGACCACGCACCGCTCCACAATGGCTCTGTCGCCCACAAACTTTTCGGGAATCACCAGCTGCGATGGCAGGTCACCGTCCGAACCAGCGGGCAATTTCAGTTTTTCACCTCGACTACCGCAGATGAACAAGACGACGGCATGTGGTGAAAGATGCCAGCCTTCTGGTCGATCCGCGCCGTCCCATGCTCGCAAAAATGCGAGCTCCGTTTGGTAGCGTTCTTCGGGAGGCGGAGATTGTCTGCGACGAACTGGCGAGGCCGCGTTGACGCTTGCTTCCGCGCCGTTCGCGTCGCCGGCACGTTTGGACGATGTTGCTGTCTTGACTGCCTTCTTTGCCATTGCTGGTGCCGTTGTCAAAAACCTCGAAACAGGGAAATGGCGTGCATTCGGTGACTTTGAAGTCCGAGCCGATTTCAGCAAATCAGGAGTGATGAACTCCATCAAGCCTGCGTTACAGATCGACGACTTGCATCGTGGATTACGACTTGTCAGCGGCAAGCTCTGGTAGCTTTGCTGCCAGAGCGGAGAATGTGTCGTCGCCGAGCTTATCCCGCAGGAAGTTCATCAGCATCGAAATGAATTTTGAGGAGTTCTCGAGTCCGATGCCGCTCTTGCTCAGGATCGAAGCAATGGTAGCAAGACTGCCGACCTTGCCTCCCAGCAATGATCCGGCCACAGAAGTGATTGAACCTAACAAGCCGCCACCGGTCTCATCTGATGTGGCCTGGGCACTGGAGGCCAGCGACTGAGCACCTGGCAATTGCTGACTGATCTGATGAAACAACGCATCACCCACCTGTTCGCGGATGAAGTTCAATACCCCGCCTGTCGCTGATCTGCCTTCTGTCGCGTTAATGCCCAGTTGTTCGGTCACGAGCTTAATGAATTCGTCCATTCCAGTACTTCCTGTCAGGATCCACATGAGAAAGAAGTGAGATTGTTTCGCATTCGCCGGCCCGAAGCTGCTGGGACCACCAGCATTGCCGCAGCGTTTTCGCAGATCCGGTGTCGTATGTCCACCGCGTGGGTATTCTGCCGATTCTGCATACGCCCCTGACGATGGCAGCCATTTCGTGAATCGCCGCTGATGGTGCGCATCTTGCTGATGCGCAAAAAAAGGCTCGCCTGCGAAGAATCACAAGCGAGCCCTTTAAAATTCGGCCGAGTCAGCCTGATGGCAAACAGTCGCTCATCGCGTTTCGGCATCTGTCCGGGTTAGCCAACTTTCATGGCAGCGGCCAGAATCTGGGAAGTGCTTTCTCGCATGATACGCGGATCGACCAACTCTCCCTTCTGAAGAGTCGCGCGAACATCTTTTCCGGAGATGAACACTGGCTTTTCATCTTTGTGCTTTTCCATCAGATCAACTCGACCAATGGAATCATAGTAAGCAGCAAAGCCAACATTGATTGGGGAGATTTTCAGATCGCCATTGAGGTTGTTGAAGATTTCCTGAGCATCAAAGTCACCCCAGATCGCAGTTCCGTCTTTGAACGGTGCATCGGCATGTTTGCGGCCGATTACGATATGGGTATAGCCCATGTTCTGCCGGTAAATGCCATGCATAATGGCTTCCTTTGGACCACCGTAGAACATCTTGATGTCCAGCCCCAGCAGCAGGACCCGGTCGGGAACACTGTCTGAGCGGTCCTTCCACAGTTCTGCGTCACTGTCGCCTTCACCCAAACCACGTGTTGCGATCAGCTTTTCATAGGTTTCCATGCGGATTTCCGCGCTCACATCGTCGCCTTTGGTTTCACCGATCAGCGGATTCAGTACGGCGCCAGCGTTCTTTCCGGCTCTCAACAATTCTTCAAGGCCGTGAACCAGCGCGTATTCATGGGCACGGTGCAGGGGATTTCGCGTCTGGAACGCGACGACAGCATCCCAGCCCTGCTCGGCCAGTTTCGCTCGCACCTCACGTGGTGTGAGCACGTACTTTCCGAAGTGGGGATTTTTGGGCTGTGGCAGTGCTTTCAGACTCCCGCCGATCAGGTGAGTCATATCCTTGTCATTGACAAGAACCATATCGGCACCCGGGTGGTCTGTGCGATCAGTCAGGTAGACGCTCTTCAGATACTTCGGTTTGTCCCACTCGTAGACATCATTGATGTCGACGGTGGCGACAATTTCTCCGGCAGGATTTGTCAACGCTACTTTTTGTCCTGCAGACAGTTGGCTTGCCAGGTCTGCTGCGACAGGAAACGCAATGGGAATTGTCCATGCATATTTGGCACCGCCGGATGTGATAGTTGCCTCATCAAGTGCCTGGTTCCACTGCTGTGAATTCATCGGTCCAGTCAGGGGACTCAGCGTACCATCAGCGATTCGGTAAACACTGGACAGATCGGCAGCAGAAACCGGGACCTTTGTGAGCGATTCTGCTTCAGCCAGAAACGCGGCTCGTTCCTGCTCGCTAACGGTGCAGCAGACGGGCTCAGACAAACCACCATGAGGAACGATCAGATCAGCCATTTTCAATACAACTTTCGTGGACGAGGTTAAGAACACTGCAGGTGCAAGTGTGACGAACTGACTTCTGATCTGAGGCCGATGGACGACGCACCAGAGAAGAAAAACAGCTTGGGAACGCGCTGTCGTCGCAGAACCGGATTGGATTTGTGCCGGAATGTTGGCCGAAGCCGAACTTCTGCGAATGCGGCTACGGAAACAGAGAGTTGAGCTTAAGCGAATCCGGTGTTCGGACCGCTCTACCGGTTCCCCGTTTGGCTCATCGACTTCTCCCGAACGCCTGCACGGAGCGAGACGTTAGAGGAACCCGAATTCTGAGTCAAGAACTTCCGCACACACCGCGTTTTGCACGTTCGATTACTACTTTCGGGAAGGCGGTGCCGACTGTTCCTGTCGTGCTTCGGTGCGGCTGGAGGCCTGTGAAAACTGCCAGAAGGCCTCAGGAGACTCTCGCATCTTGTCTGCCATGGCGTCCGCATTCTTCCATCCGGCTGGCTGGTCTGTGTAATAGCGCGCGGACGGATCAATTCCTCGTGAATCGAAGAACCGCATCTGCTGTGAAAATGATTCCGTCTGTGCAACTCGAGGCAGAACGCAGAGCCACACCAGCAGTACAAAGCCCACAAGGACGACGAAAATCGAGCGACGCAGCCCCGGTGATCCGTGGCGGGCGGTAACCATTCCGCTGAATTCGAACTCAGGTTGCTGAAGGGGTCGCTGCATTGCCGGTGTTTGTTAACAGAGAATTTCGTCGACGACACGGCACGGTTCAACACCGGTCAGTCGAAAATCCAAACCCTGATGCCGATGGGTAAACACTTCGTGATTGATGCCGAGCAATTGAAGTGATGTCGCATGCAGGTCGCGAACATGGACGGGGTTGTCTACAACGTTGTAGCTGAAGTCATCTGTCGTGCCATATGTGATTCCGGAACGAACACCACCTCCGGCCATCCACATCGTAAAACAGCGAGGATGATGGTCACGACCACCTTCAGGGCTTTTCCAGTCACCTTGTCCGGCGACACCGCGTCCGAATTCCCCACCCCAAAGAACGAGTGTTTCGTCCAGAAGTCCTCGCTGTTTCAGATCGAGAACCAGGGCCGCACTGGCCTGATCGGTATCTCGACACCGTGCGGTGCACCATGAGGCGAGACGACTGTGGTGATCCCAGTCGGGATGAAAAAGCTGTATGAAACGGACACCCCGTTCGACCAGACGCCGTGCCAGGATGCAATTCGAAGCATAGCTGCCCGGGCGTCTTGAGTCCGAGCCATACAATTCGAACACAGATTCGGGTTCGTCGCTCAGATCGCTCAGTTCGGGAATGCTGGTTTGCATTCTCCAGGCCATTTCATATTGCTGGATGCGAGTGACCGTTTCCGGATCGCCAGTGTCCTGCTGGTGCAAATGGTTCATCTGAGCCAGTCCGTTCAGCATGTGGCGTCGCACTTCGCGGGGCATGCCTTCCGGGTCGCGGAGATACAGGACGGGATCCTGAGAGTTTCGAAGTTTGACTCCCTGATGGCCGGACGGAAGAAATCCACTGCCCCAATAGTGATCGTACAAAGGCTGATCACTCGGTCGTTTCATTCGTGAAATCAAGACGAGATAGTCTGGCAGATTTCTGTTCTCGCTTCCCAAGCCGTAACTGACCCAGGCGCCCATACTGGGCCTTCCCGGAATCTGGTGCCCCGTCAGAAACTTCGTCATTGCCGGAGCGTGATTAATCTGATCAGTGGTCATGGATTTGACAAAGCAAAGTTCGTCGGCCACGTTCTGAAGATGTGGCAGCCATTCACCAATCGTCGCACCGCTTTCTCCGCAACGGCGAAACCTCGTTCGCGATGGCATGATCAGCTGCTTCTGGTTCGCGGTCATTGTCGTTAACCGCTGACCCTGACGGACGCTGTCGGGCAGTTCCTGGCCTGCCCATTTCACTAAGTCCGGCTTGTGGTCGAAGAGTTCAATCTGCGAGGGGCCACCCGACTGAGTCAGAAAGATGATGCTCTTTGCCTTCGCAGGAAAATGCTGAACGCTCGGGAGGGAGGGCGATGGCGCCGTCTTAGTTGACACCGAGTCTTCGGCCAGCAACCGATGTACAGCCATCGCACCGGGGCTGATTCCCGCCCCGACACCAAGGAAATAACGACGAGACTTGTTCCACTCGAAGGATTGCTGCCAGAATTCAAAGGCTCGATCATGCAACATCGAAAGATCCCGGAACGAGAGATCCTCACCCACGTTGCAGCGAGTGAGGATCCAGATTCATCGTGTGCGTCTTCTGTGGCCGAAAATTGTCTGTTGAACTCCTTTCGGCGTCGCGGGCGACCGCCGATGATCAGACCGCCACCGAAGCAGAACGATTATTATCCTTTAGCACCGCCAATATTGATGTAAGCGTGAACGTGCGGCGCGCCGCGGAAATGCCAGACGAACGAAGGACCTTCCACTCGCCAAATGTCCCATTGCTTGTCGGCATTCAGGTCTCCCTGCTGGTAGAACGCCATATGCAGGCCTTCAATGCCACCGGAGGCATTCAGGATTTCCATGACTTCATTCACATCCTGCTTGCGATAAGGGGCGAGCAATACTTCCAGAGTCTGTTTGACCAGCTCACGCTGATCGGTGGAAAGTGCTGCTACGCTGATACCCGGGAAGGCGCCGTTCTGGCCCTGAATCTGGACCGCTGCTTCCTGAGGAGCCTTGGCGACCAGCGCCTTCTGAGTCTGTTCGGAACTTAATGCTTTGAAGACTTTATCTGTTTGTTCTGTCTGGTAGTAATAAAGATTCTTTTTCGGGTCTTCCTCACCATGCCCGTAAACAATGGGGCCTCCGAAGGCCGCGTGATCGACGCTGTTTCCATCAGCACGCAGGGTAAGATGGCGGCCGGTGAGTTCAAATTCGAACTTACCGTCACCAGGAGTTCCGAACACCGCGACACTAAAGTAGGCGAGCCCACCTGCGTCCTCATCCATCTGGGTTTCCAGCCGCTTGAAACCGTCTTCACTGGAAATGCCTTTCAGGATCTCGCGAACAATTCCACGTTGGGAGTCTGCAAAGAAATCGTCACCCAGTTCCGGCTTCGTAATGTGCCAATTGGCGTTAATTCGGTTGCGAAGG
This region of Planctomycetaceae bacterium genomic DNA includes:
- a CDS encoding tetratricopeptide repeat protein, which produces MTRASSDSTDLSAARALIKKRDFDGAVQLLQKLLDDFPGDADALELLGTVYFYGKQYDLAVLTFRELSQADPFRASGWINLGAVLNKMGEHKKAVDALRKGLQRDRQNPEGYYNMAMAQKALKLNTMAVSAYKEAIKFKPDMVHAHLNLGLLYAEMNNNKLAQQCYQAVLRIDPDNTKARTLLGQTQDRQKKARDAVSPFGRLVDVDQLDHQLEDTGPRHLSAPARCDERDLIQAITKRIRPDAKGIVPLLVQEIPELLHRLEMITKQDGNRFAAPETHRQLIDLIARAKQMRSVVAEGFDEIRNHLESQR
- a CDS encoding sulfatase-like hydrolase/transferase, with the protein product MKTLFSTIAIIILTLFYTRADAAERPNIVWISCEDISAHLGCYGDPNATTPRLDGLATQGVRYTNAYTCHGVCAPSRTGIITGMHPISLGANHMRSKANLPDHVKCFPQYLREAGYYCTNNSKTDYNLNWPQKLVWDESSNRAHWKNRPSKEKPFFAVFNLTMTHESKIWPEGWAGVVRDLPETEKHDPSKITVPELYPDTDEVRNAFARLLDIITVMDKRVGELLDEIDQAGLADDTIVIFWSDHGNGFPRAKRWVYDTGTRVPMIARIPEKWRVGEQGQPGSVDDRLINLIDLGPTVLNLTGIATPEHMHGQAFLGRNLPENREFVHASRDRVDERMDMVRSVRDNRFRYVRNLMPWRCALQNITYSERSVVRQEMRRLLADGTLKPESAQFFQAPRAPEELYDLQNDPWELHNLADSPAHRESLQRLRSECDRWQLESRDAHLLPESLLAQEEDQIGNRWQILHGQDGDSRTQRLLNLAKVASTTAVDGATLIQSGLKSEDAVERWWSMMALAHQTDAGEHASVFRFGMHDPDPTVRIAAARGLRLAGLGSEAWPLLANELKNESSFVQYAAILEIDESGIDAIRVAAPLIRELGKSEYVGRLAVHSLEQLPTAGK
- the pilO gene encoding type 4a pilus biogenesis protein PilO, with the protein product MFLAIEAYYRERQAAVCLIDQDQQVLLAEFKNLQQQMEGLCEEEIRLQNLLVTLHGRIPDDADEVRFLEQVVSIADENDIQIHEFQRGDVLPVGELYRTQIQLTGTSTYEGLCRFLFRMRQMERLFDIDELLIQAQEPGQDYQTISMSLSIVHASPSLLTSTVAGAMR
- a CDS encoding AAA family ATPase, with protein sequence MAKKAVKTATSSKRAGDANGAEASVNAASPVRRRQSPPPEERYQTELAFLRAWDGADRPEGWHLSPHAVVLFICGSRGEKLKLPAGSDGDLPSQLVIPEKFVGDRAIVERCVVTLAGERGLLLVGEPGTAKSMLSELLSAAISGTSALTIQGTAGSTEDHFRYSWNYAKLLANGPGEDALVPSPIMLGMRSGRLVRVEEVTRCLPEVQDALISLLSERRLMVPELHGDSGSVFAAPGFNLIATANLRDKGVSEMSAALKRRFNFEVISPIAEHAREVDLVRRQSTALLAESKITQPVDDGLLEAMVTAFRDLREGRTVEGWTVEKPGTVMSTAEAVAIAASIGRQTCFFPSQKDPLSLLPGHLLGVVLKDDAQDRARLLAYWDSAVARRAKTGSSLWKRLSELRKELEEQ
- a CDS encoding DUF2780 domain-containing protein codes for the protein MDEFIKLVTEQLGINATEGRSATGGVLNFIREQVGDALFHQISQQLPGAQSLASSAQATSDETGGGLLGSITSVAGSLLGGKVGSLATIASILSKSGIGLENSSKFISMLMNFLRDKLGDDTFSALAAKLPELAADKS
- a CDS encoding sulfate adenylyltransferase translates to MADLIVPHGGLSEPVCCTVSEQERAAFLAEAESLTKVPVSAADLSSVYRIADGTLSPLTGPMNSQQWNQALDEATITSGGAKYAWTIPIAFPVAADLASQLSAGQKVALTNPAGEIVATVDINDVYEWDKPKYLKSVYLTDRTDHPGADMVLVNDKDMTHLIGGSLKALPQPKNPHFGKYVLTPREVRAKLAEQGWDAVVAFQTRNPLHRAHEYALVHGLEELLRAGKNAGAVLNPLIGETKGDDVSAEIRMETYEKLIATRGLGEGDSDAELWKDRSDSVPDRVLLLGLDIKMFYGGPKEAIMHGIYRQNMGYTHIVIGRKHADAPFKDGTAIWGDFDAQEIFNNLNGDLKISPINVGFAAYYDSIGRVDLMEKHKDEKPVFISGKDVRATLQKGELVDPRIMRESTSQILAAAMKVG